Proteins from a single region of Streptomyces sp. HUAS 15-9:
- a CDS encoding esterase/lipase family protein has product MKVTKALEPLVPIWQQLLPGRVMGLSMALLKATALEIAILAGHIALYPTGITPERHSPPQATPLPDGTAQLPTTPDPPVVLLHGFIDNRSVFVLLRRNLVQHGRQRVESLNYSPLTRDIRSAAELLARHIEEICERTGSPQVDIVGHSLGGLIARYYVQRLAGDLRVRTLVTLGTPHLGTRVLPLANAHPIVRQLRPGSEVLEELAGPAPGCRTRFFCFWSDLDALMDEPETACIDHPDLVVQNIQVMGIGHLALPVHPAVAAGIRQALDSEHPEVEVARPAGGLTVA; this is encoded by the coding sequence ATGAAGGTCACCAAGGCACTCGAGCCCCTGGTTCCGATCTGGCAGCAGCTCCTGCCAGGCAGAGTCATGGGGCTCTCCATGGCCCTCCTCAAGGCGACCGCACTGGAGATCGCGATCCTGGCCGGGCACATCGCCCTCTATCCCACCGGCATCACCCCGGAGCGCCACTCCCCCCCGCAGGCGACGCCCCTGCCGGACGGCACCGCGCAGCTGCCGACCACGCCGGATCCTCCGGTCGTCCTGCTGCACGGCTTCATCGACAACCGTTCGGTCTTCGTCCTGCTGCGCCGCAACCTTGTCCAGCACGGCAGGCAGCGCGTCGAGTCGCTCAACTACTCACCGCTGACCCGGGACATCCGCTCCGCGGCCGAGCTGCTCGCCCGGCACATCGAGGAGATCTGCGAGCGCACGGGGAGCCCGCAGGTGGACATCGTGGGGCACAGCCTGGGCGGACTGATCGCGCGGTACTACGTACAGCGGCTCGCCGGCGACCTCCGGGTCCGCACGCTGGTGACGCTCGGCACCCCGCACTTGGGCACCCGGGTCCTCCCGCTGGCGAACGCGCACCCGATCGTGCGCCAGCTGCGCCCCGGTTCGGAGGTATTAGAGGAGCTGGCCGGGCCGGCGCCCGGTTGCCGTACACGCTTCTTCTGCTTCTGGAGCGACCTCGACGCCCTGATGGACGAGCCGGAGACCGCCTGTATCGACCATCCCGACCTCGTGGTGCAGAACATTCAAGTGATGGGAATCGGGCATCTCGCCCTTCCCGTGCATCCGGCCGTCGCGGCCGGGATACGGCAGGCACTCGACTCCGAACACCCGGAAGTGGAGGTCGCCAGGCCGGCCGGCGGGCTGACCGTGGCGTGA
- a CDS encoding cobalamin B12-binding domain-containing protein, whose product MGVAAGPIRVVVAKPGLDGHDRGAKVIARALRDAGMEVIYTGLHQTPEQIVDTAIQEDADAIGLSILSGAHNTLFAAVIGLLKERDAEDILVFGGGIIPEADIPPLKEKGVAEIFTPGATTASIVDWVRQNVRQHAGA is encoded by the coding sequence ATGGGTGTGGCAGCCGGACCGATCCGCGTGGTGGTGGCCAAGCCGGGGCTCGACGGCCACGATCGCGGGGCCAAGGTCATCGCGCGTGCGCTGCGCGACGCCGGTATGGAGGTCATCTACACCGGACTCCACCAGACCCCGGAGCAGATCGTCGACACGGCGATCCAGGAGGACGCAGACGCGATCGGTCTGTCCATCCTCTCCGGAGCCCACAACACCCTCTTCGCGGCGGTCATCGGCCTCCTCAAGGAGCGGGACGCCGAGGACATCCTGGTCTTCGGCGGCGGCATCATCCCCGAGGCGGACATCCCGCCCCTCAAGGAGAAGGGCGTCGCCGAGATCTTCACGCCCGGGGCCACCACGGCCTCGATCGTGGACTGGGTGCGGCAGAACGTCCGCCAGCACGCCGGCGCGTAG
- a CDS encoding SWIM zinc finger family protein, with translation MTQQGVRWTADQVLALAPDVASRKAGSKLGTAGTWSEAGSSDEGTVWGLCKGSGSKPYQTVVDIAEVAGPAYKCSCPSRKFPCKHAIGLLLLWAGGDGAMPTAKAPDWAEQWIEGRKKRAQEKRESGGGGSGSGSADPEAARRRAERRAERVTAGATELEQRLADLLRGGLASAEQAGYGLWEETAARMVDAQAPGLAARVRELGAIPGSGPGWPVRLLEECALLHLLDQGWLRRERLPDGLAATVRSRVGLPASADGPPMRDRWLVLAQYDTADAKLTTRRIWLYGAQSDRIRLLLSYGAAGRAPELALPVGLALEAEVSAYPGAGQLRAALGEQFAPPAPAAIRPPGVTTARAAARYGEALREDPWLDAVPVTLDHVVPVPDGDSWQLADADGGSALPLSPAARSRPGLWRLVALSGGAPVKVFGECGHRGFTPLTAWAQGTGEAVPLC, from the coding sequence ATGACTCAGCAGGGGGTGCGCTGGACCGCGGACCAGGTGCTGGCACTGGCGCCTGACGTCGCGTCACGCAAAGCGGGAAGCAAACTCGGCACGGCCGGGACGTGGTCCGAGGCGGGGAGTTCCGACGAGGGGACGGTGTGGGGGCTGTGCAAGGGCAGCGGCAGCAAGCCGTATCAGACAGTCGTCGACATAGCGGAGGTGGCGGGTCCGGCATACAAGTGCTCGTGTCCCAGCCGTAAGTTCCCGTGCAAGCACGCGATCGGACTGCTGCTGCTGTGGGCGGGCGGGGACGGTGCGATGCCGACGGCGAAGGCGCCGGACTGGGCGGAGCAGTGGATCGAGGGCCGGAAGAAACGCGCGCAGGAGAAAAGGGAGTCGGGCGGTGGGGGTTCCGGGTCCGGGTCCGCCGATCCCGAGGCGGCGCGGCGCCGGGCCGAGCGCCGGGCCGAGCGGGTCACGGCGGGGGCGACCGAGCTGGAGCAGCGCCTGGCGGATCTGCTGCGCGGCGGCCTGGCCTCGGCGGAGCAGGCGGGGTACGGGCTGTGGGAGGAGACCGCGGCCCGTATGGTCGACGCGCAGGCGCCGGGACTGGCCGCGCGGGTGAGGGAGTTGGGGGCGATTCCGGGGTCCGGGCCGGGCTGGCCGGTGCGGCTGCTGGAGGAGTGCGCGCTGCTGCATCTGCTCGACCAGGGCTGGCTGCGCCGTGAGCGGCTCCCGGACGGCCTCGCGGCGACGGTGCGTTCCCGCGTCGGCCTGCCCGCCTCGGCGGACGGCCCGCCGATGCGCGACCGCTGGCTGGTCCTCGCCCAGTACGACACGGCGGACGCGAAACTGACCACGCGCCGGATCTGGCTGTACGGCGCCCAGTCGGACCGTATCCGTCTGCTTCTCTCCTACGGCGCGGCCGGCCGGGCTCCGGAGCTGGCGCTGCCGGTCGGGCTGGCCCTGGAGGCCGAGGTGTCCGCCTATCCCGGTGCGGGGCAGCTGCGGGCGGCGCTGGGCGAGCAGTTCGCCCCGCCCGCGCCGGCCGCGATACGGCCCCCGGGGGTGACGACCGCTCGGGCGGCCGCCCGGTACGGGGAGGCGCTGCGTGAGGACCCGTGGCTGGACGCGGTCCCGGTGACGCTGGACCACGTCGTACCGGTCCCGGACGGCGACTCCTGGCAACTGGCCGACGCCGACGGGGGCTCGGCGCTGCCGCTCAGCCCGGCCGCCCGTTCCCGCCCGGGCCTGTGGCGGCTCGTCGCCCTCTCCGGCGGCGCGCCGGTCAAGGTCTTCGGCGAGTGCGGCCACCGCGGTTTCACTCCGCTCACGGCATGGGCGCAGGGAACGGGAGAGGCGGTGCCGCTGTGCTGA